A section of the Candidatus Tisiphia endosymbiont of Nedyus quadrimaculatus genome encodes:
- a CDS encoding IS630 family transposase (programmed frameshift) — translation MPSPYSYDLRSRVIEHYEKHKKIAFTCETFKISRSMLYVWIRLKKQTGDIKAKEGYQKGYGHKIPDLLAFGNLIKEDNSLTLTEIAKKLDNTVSIMTISRALKKLNISKKKTYAYKERDEGKRQDFLSELEKVPIEKRVYLDEAGINDNESYEYGWSMKGSRCNGSKSGRRSERTSFIGALNRNSLIASLVFTGSCDSKVFEDYIENCLVPELKPGQVVIADNASFHKSKRAKELIEKAGCKLKFLPSYSPDLNLIEHHWFPIKNNIRKLLDKGISVFEASCRTFKIMYEPIC, via the exons ATGCCGTCACCATACAGTTATGATTTACGTTCTAGAGTTATAGAACATTATGAAAAACATAAAAAAATAGCATTTACATGCGAGACCTTTAAAATTAGTCGGTCAATGCTCTATGTATGGATTAGATTAAAGAAACAAACTGGAGATATAAAGGCAAAAGAAGGATACCAAAAAGGGTATGGTCATAAAATCCCTGATTTATTAGCGTTTGGTAATTTAATAAAAGAAGATAACTCTTTAACGCTTACAGAGATAGCAAAAAAACTAGATAATACTGTAAGTATAATGACTATCAGTCGTGCATTAAAGAAACTCAATATT TCGAAAAAAAAGACATATGCGTATAAAGAAAGAGATGAAGGAAAGCGACAAGATTTTCTCAGTGAATTAGAAAAAGTGCCGATAGAGAAACGAGTTTATCTTGATGAAGCTGGCATAAATGATAATGAATCATATGAATATGGATGGTCAATGAAAGGAAGTCGTTGTAATGGAAGTAAATCTGGGAGACGTAGTGAAAGAACAAGTTTTATTGGTGCGTTAAATCGGAATAGTTTAATCGCATCACTAGTCTTTACAGGGAGCTGTGATAGTAAGGTGTTTGAAGATTATATAGAAAATTGTCTTGTGCCGGAGCTAAAGCCTGGACAGGTTGTCATTGCTGATAATGCAAGCTTTCACAAATCCAAAAGGGCTAAAGAATTAATCGAAAAAGCTGGCTGTAAACTAAAATTCTTACCGTCTTATTCCCCTGATTTAAATCTTATTGAACATCATTGGTTTCCGATAAAAAATAACATTAGAAAATTATTAGATAAAGGAATTTCTGTATTTGAGGCAAGTTGTAGAACATTTAAAATAATGTATGAACCTATATGTTAA
- a CDS encoding IS5 family transposase yields MKYYIEEQAWEVILSFFKKKNGIHNKNEEKMRHFIEAIWFIVRTGCQWRLLPDDYGCWYSIYRRFKRWVDKGIWEDLMDYVKVDADMESIMIDATIVRAHACSSGYIKGNQEEAALGRSRGGFSTKIHALVDALGNPLKFILTAGQRNDITQAGNLTQDVQNTTVIADKGYDSSAFVESLENKGCEIVIPPKSNRKVQREYDKHTYKERHLIECLLALSKKLCKFRNRLYIKV; encoded by the coding sequence ATGAAGTATTACATAGAAGAACAAGCATGGGAAGTAATTTTATCATTTTTTAAGAAAAAAAATGGTATACACAACAAGAATGAAGAAAAAATGAGACATTTTATTGAAGCAATATGGTTTATTGTTAGAACAGGTTGCCAATGGCGTCTTCTACCTGATGATTATGGTTGTTGGTACAGTATTTATCGCAGATTTAAGAGATGGGTTGACAAAGGTATATGGGAGGATTTAATGGATTATGTTAAAGTAGATGCAGATATGGAATCAATTATGATTGATGCAACTATTGTGAGAGCACATGCTTGCTCATCTGGATATATCAAAGGTAATCAAGAAGAAGCGGCTTTAGGTAGAAGCAGAGGTGGTTTTAGTACTAAAATTCATGCCCTTGTTGATGCCCTTGGTAATCCATTAAAGTTTATACTAACTGCTGGGCAAAGAAATGATATAACTCAAGCGGGAAATCTTACTCAAGATGTTCAGAATACGACTGTGATAGCCGATAAAGGATACGATAGTAGTGCATTTGTAGAAAGTTTAGAAAATAAGGGGTGTGAGATTGTTATACCACCAAAATCTAACCGTAAAGTACAACGTGAATATGATAAACATACTTATAAGGAACGACATTTAATTGAGTGCTTATTGGCTCTGTCCAAAAAACTGTGTAAATTTCGAAATAGGTTATATATAAAAGTATAA
- a CDS encoding portal protein, translating to MSQSGYSYFPFFVTRWVKEEGEVYGYAPAHHVLPDIKLLNSLRQITLKVAQKQLDPPLLVPKDGYYLPLYTTPGSVM from the coding sequence ATCAGTCAATCAGGCTATTCTTATTTCCCATTTTTTGTAACGCGGTGGGTAAAAGAAGAAGGTGAAGTATATGGCTATGCTCCGGCTCATCATGTGCTACCTGATATTAAATTACTCAATAGCTTAAGACAAATTACCCTGAAAGTAGCACAAAAACAACTAGACCCACCATTATTAGTGCCTAAGGATGGCTATTACTTACCTCTTTACACTACGCCGGGTAGTGTTATGTAA
- a CDS encoding IS5 family transposase (programmed frameshift) — protein sequence MKYYIEEQAWEVILSFLRKKNGIHNKNEEKMRHFIEAIWFIVRTGCQWRLLPDDYGCWYSIYRRFKRWVDKGIWEDLMDYVKVDADMESIMIDATIVRAHACSSGYIKGNQEEAALGRSRGGFSTKIHALVDALGNPLKFILTAGQRNDITQAGNLTQDVQNTTVIADKGYDSSAFVESLENKGCEIVIPPKSNRKVQREYDKHTYKERHLIECLFGKIKHFRRIFSRFDKAPATFLAFLNFVGTLIWLR from the exons ATGAAGTATTACATAGAAGAACAAGCATGGGAAGTAATTTTATCA TTTTTAAGAAAAAAAAATGGTATACACAACAAGAATGAAGAAAAAATGAGACATTTTATTGAAGCAATATGGTTTATTGTTAGAACAGGTTGCCAATGGCGTCTTCTACCTGATGATTATGGTTGTTGGTACAGTATTTATCGCAGATTTAAGAGATGGGTTGACAAAGGTATATGGGAGGATTTAATGGATTATGTTAAAGTAGATGCAGATATGGAATCAATTATGATTGATGCAACTATTGTGAGAGCACATGCTTGCTCATCTGGATATATCAAAGGTAATCAAGAAGAAGCGGCTTTAGGTAGAAGCAGAGGTGGTTTTAGTACTAAAATTCATGCCCTTGTTGATGCCCTTGGTAATCCATTAAAGTTTATACTAACTGCTGGGCAAAGAAATGATATAACTCAAGCGGGAAATCTTACTCAAGATGTTCAGAATACGACTGTGATAGCCGATAAAGGATACGATAGTAGTGCATTTGTAGAAAGTTTAGAAAATAAGGGGTGTGAGATTGTTATACCACCAAAATCTAACCGTAAAGTACAACGTGAATATGATAAACATACTTATAAGGAACGACATTTAATTGAGTGCTTATTTGGTAAAATCAAACATTTTAGGCGTATATTTTCTAGATTTGATAAAGCTCCAGCCACTTTTTTAGCTTTTCTAAATTTCGTTGGAACTTTAATATGGTTACGTTAA
- a CDS encoding tetratricopeptide repeat protein, protein MKKFLLLIILLIINTRTLAKEQITNLITPVSYFVNHEQQLKILEKHLDKYRQASIVGTSGIGKTQLIRMYSYENKNNYDLIWFFDCNLDLNEQFVKLAQQLNMVKQTNISEAITLAKKEVMSYLTSTSKWLLVFDNLKVNENKKIQNFIDWEHNGNVVFCSQNNERLPNVILMTLFNKPTIVALANSLLDNKDKNSIEFLTQYFSGYPILIVQGAQLLNKIKGLDKEEYKKKIYQSTDKIATNISMAIQELKPSAVNLLNKIALINNQSFSKQLLAIIIDNKDTLDDDIYQLSKFMLISNIDSNQDNPIFEMHDIISNKIMEMNGDENNRIYLEDIILKLPKLKGVHSAHVWRGSKTISENLEIIFQNAEKYNINIYLMLNLRLQLFASYMNAWNLYKSKQMVNWFEQKEQDEQFKFWQMSTYQKFCYARYLVGVGLYNRVTSINYQKTISYLTKALKVLDTLGDDYDYIYSKFNCSLNIALTHVYLGNIKTAEEIINEMEKLFKHRIEGGDIFILYHVKARISFIQGKYNEALEYVNKGIEVWKMLDPNDLGFTRDYLLRAAILSSIGKYQEAYVQTQQVYNMHKSVNQEALGYIYTQMAKSELGLNKIDIALDHINRALTIFLADERRNPKNVDHLEDPDLAASYVVQGDIFLSQGNIKEGIESYKKAYAIYHYFYGDKSKNVVQVSELYNKGAKAACKSKDLYNYKFFGKPQIKAFGIHHPNTVDMLEYCKQYDIDLWNKNN, encoded by the coding sequence ATGAAAAAATTTTTACTATTAATCATATTATTAATCATTAATACTAGAACTTTAGCAAAAGAACAAATAACTAATTTAATCACCCCAGTTAGTTATTTTGTCAATCATGAGCAACAACTTAAAATTCTTGAGAAACATTTAGATAAATATAGACAAGCAAGTATAGTGGGTACTAGCGGTATAGGTAAAACTCAATTAATTAGGATGTATAGTTATGAGAATAAAAATAATTATGATCTAATTTGGTTTTTTGATTGTAACCTAGACCTTAATGAACAATTTGTTAAATTAGCCCAACAACTCAATATGGTTAAACAAACTAATATATCTGAAGCAATAACTCTAGCCAAAAAAGAAGTAATGTCATATTTAACTTCTACTAGTAAATGGTTATTGGTGTTTGATAATTTAAAAGTTAATGAAAATAAAAAAATTCAGAACTTTATTGATTGGGAACATAATGGTAATGTGGTGTTTTGTTCTCAAAATAACGAGAGATTACCTAATGTTATATTAATGACCTTGTTTAATAAACCTACTATCGTAGCTTTGGCTAATAGTTTATTGGATAATAAGGATAAAAATAGTATCGAATTTTTAACGCAATATTTTAGTGGTTATCCAATACTTATAGTTCAGGGGGCTCAATTACTCAATAAAATTAAAGGTCTAGATAAAGAAGAGTATAAAAAGAAAATTTATCAATCAACTGATAAAATAGCAACAAATATCAGCATGGCTATTCAAGAATTAAAACCTAGTGCAGTAAATTTACTTAATAAAATAGCTTTGATAAATAACCAAAGTTTCTCAAAACAATTACTTGCTATAATTATTGATAACAAAGATACTCTGGATGATGATATATACCAATTATCTAAGTTTATGTTGATTAGCAATATTGATTCTAATCAGGATAATCCTATTTTTGAAATGCATGATATAATTAGCAATAAAATAATGGAGATGAATGGGGATGAAAACAATAGAATATATTTAGAGGATATTATTCTAAAATTACCTAAGCTAAAGGGGGTTCATTCCGCACATGTATGGAGAGGCAGTAAGACTATATCCGAAAATTTAGAGATTATTTTTCAAAATGCTGAAAAATATAATATTAACATATATTTAATGCTTAACTTGAGATTGCAATTGTTTGCCTCATATATGAATGCCTGGAATCTATATAAATCAAAGCAAATGGTTAACTGGTTTGAGCAAAAAGAACAAGACGAACAGTTTAAATTTTGGCAAATGTCTACTTATCAAAAATTCTGTTACGCTAGATATTTAGTAGGAGTAGGACTTTACAATAGAGTAACATCGATAAATTATCAAAAAACTATTTCTTATTTAACTAAAGCACTTAAAGTTTTAGATACCCTAGGTGATGATTATGATTATATTTATTCTAAATTTAACTGTAGCTTAAACATTGCTCTAACTCATGTATATTTAGGTAATATAAAAACTGCTGAAGAAATTATTAACGAAATGGAGAAACTATTTAAACATAGGATAGAGGGAGGAGATATATTTATATTGTATCATGTAAAAGCCAGAATATCTTTTATTCAAGGTAAATATAATGAGGCTTTAGAATATGTTAATAAAGGCATTGAGGTATGGAAGATGTTAGATCCTAATGATCTAGGTTTTACTAGAGATTATTTACTTAGAGCAGCAATATTAAGCTCTATTGGCAAATATCAAGAAGCTTATGTTCAAACTCAACAAGTATATAATATGCATAAATCTGTAAACCAAGAGGCATTAGGTTATATTTATACACAAATGGCAAAAAGTGAATTAGGATTAAATAAAATAGATATTGCTTTAGATCATATTAATAGAGCTCTAACAATATTTTTAGCAGATGAGCGTAGAAATCCTAAGAATGTAGATCATTTGGAAGATCCAGATTTAGCAGCAAGTTATGTAGTGCAAGGTGATATTTTTCTTAGTCAAGGTAACATTAAAGAAGGTATAGAATCTTATAAAAAAGCTTACGCTATATACCACTATTTCTATGGGGATAAAAGTAAAAATGTTGTTCAAGTAAGTGAGTTATATAACAAAGGAGCAAAGGCCGCTTGTAAAAGCAAAGATTTATATAATTATAAATTTTTTGGCAAGCCACAAATTAAGGCATTTGGCATACACCATCCTAATACCGTTGATATGCTTGAATATTGTAAACAATATGACATAGATTTGTGGAACAAGAACAATTAA
- the tnpA gene encoding IS200/IS605 family transposase: MPNYNSLNHCTWECKYHVVFTPKYRKKTIFGLIRKELKEVLHRLAGQKECKIEEGYLMQDHVHMLISIPPKHSISTIVGFIKGKSSIWVAQNIANKQQNFVGHKFGARGYFVSTVGANEEVVRKYVQNQESEDKRADQLNLFYRSK; this comes from the coding sequence ATGCCAAACTATAATAGTTTAAACCACTGTACATGGGAATGTAAGTACCATGTTGTTTTTACACCCAAATATCGCAAGAAAACGATATTTGGATTAATTAGGAAAGAGTTAAAAGAAGTGTTGCATCGTTTAGCGGGTCAAAAGGAATGTAAGATAGAGGAAGGATATTTAATGCAGGATCATGTGCATATGCTAATATCCATTCCTCCCAAACATTCTATTTCAACCATTGTGGGTTTTATTAAAGGTAAAAGTTCTATATGGGTAGCACAAAATATAGCAAATAAACAGCAAAATTTTGTTGGTCATAAATTTGGGGCAAGAGGATATTTTGTGAGTACCGTAGGAGCGAATGAAGAGGTAGTACGTAAATACGTTCAAAACCAAGAATCTGAGGATAAAAGAGCTGATCAACTTAACCTGTTTTACAGGTCAAAATAA
- a CDS encoding AAA family ATPase translates to MISKPSDTKTNLKNINIIEVSKSPRMRVGTDDFKTLLLNSDIFVDKSLMIKEFLEDSGDVILITRPRRWGKSLNMDMLRKFFEIEVDEKGKPLPLEQKINNKLFLGGTVDLGIKGKRTLKPLKINSNEYAMVQQGNYPVISISFKDVKGSNYQDIENGIKEQVIRLFSNHRYLKHYITEDASLLDDAQKEKLNRYFTGKFDKEDIKDSLRFLSELLFKHFNQKVYILIDEYDTPINSSYIEFGNKSKEFDDVLKIFRGMFGSSLKGNTCVEKGVITGILRIAKANLFSDLNNVSEYTLLDKNFAKFYGFTQAEVEELLTIVPTKTNPEEIQNWYNGYTFGGEIIYNPWSIMQCLAREGELDHYWLDSGGTSLVDQALLSDEMQEDLQNLAAGKSIISPITKQISFADISRPVGLFSLLLFSGYLNPITKMLEENIYELAVPNKEIRYIYNARMLQWVTDQIEIDSSRYYSFVSLLPAGKVEEFKERLQELLVNSTSFYQTGKKKAELFYSGFMLGLVNMLSPSYIIASEQESGSGRADIIMIPKAGREDKAIIIEYKIAKNVEDLLSVAKMGLKQIIDKQYDTKIREHKHVKKIIKISMTFCGKEVALQYQIDCVPY, encoded by the coding sequence ATGATTAGCAAACCTTCTGATACCAAGACAAATCTCAAGAATATTAATATTATTGAGGTTAGTAAGTCCCCTAGAATGAGGGTAGGTACTGATGACTTTAAAACATTATTATTAAATAGTGATATATTTGTTGACAAAAGTCTAATGATCAAAGAATTCCTAGAAGATAGTGGAGATGTTATATTAATCACTCGACCAAGACGCTGGGGTAAGAGTCTAAATATGGATATGCTCCGGAAATTCTTTGAAATTGAAGTAGATGAAAAAGGCAAGCCTTTACCACTAGAACAAAAGATAAATAACAAACTATTCCTTGGAGGTACAGTAGATTTAGGTATTAAAGGTAAAAGGACTCTAAAACCTTTAAAGATTAATAGTAATGAATACGCTATGGTTCAACAAGGTAATTATCCGGTTATTTCTATAAGTTTTAAGGATGTTAAGGGTAGTAATTACCAAGACATTGAGAACGGGATAAAAGAACAAGTTATAAGATTGTTCTCTAACCATCGCTATTTAAAGCATTATATAACAGAAGATGCAAGTTTGTTAGATGATGCACAAAAGGAAAAGCTAAACCGATATTTTACAGGAAAATTTGATAAAGAAGATATTAAAGATAGTTTACGTTTTTTAAGCGAATTATTGTTTAAACATTTCAATCAAAAAGTCTACATATTGATCGATGAATATGATACGCCAATTAATAGTTCGTACATTGAATTTGGCAATAAATCAAAAGAGTTTGATGATGTACTAAAGATATTCCGCGGGATGTTTGGCAGCAGCCTAAAAGGTAATACTTGTGTAGAAAAAGGAGTAATAACTGGCATATTAAGAATTGCTAAAGCTAATTTATTTTCTGATTTAAATAATGTTAGTGAATATACCTTACTTGATAAAAATTTTGCTAAGTTTTATGGCTTCACTCAAGCAGAAGTTGAGGAGTTATTAACCATCGTCCCAACCAAAACAAATCCTGAGGAAATTCAAAATTGGTATAATGGTTACACTTTTGGTGGAGAGATCATCTACAACCCATGGTCAATTATGCAATGTCTTGCACGGGAGGGCGAACTTGATCATTACTGGCTAGATAGTGGTGGAACTTCGCTTGTAGATCAGGCATTATTGTCAGATGAAATGCAGGAAGATTTACAGAACTTAGCTGCAGGTAAAAGCATTATCTCGCCTATTACCAAACAAATAAGCTTTGCTGACATCAGTAGACCAGTAGGATTATTTAGTTTATTACTATTTAGTGGTTATTTAAACCCTATTACTAAAATGCTAGAAGAAAATATTTATGAGTTGGCAGTACCGAACAAAGAAATACGGTATATATATAATGCTAGAATGCTACAATGGGTTACCGATCAGATAGAAATCGATAGTTCTCGGTATTATTCTTTTGTTAGTTTATTACCAGCAGGTAAAGTAGAGGAATTTAAAGAACGGTTACAAGAATTGTTGGTAAATTCTACCAGTTTTTATCAAACAGGGAAGAAAAAAGCAGAATTATTTTATAGTGGCTTTATGCTAGGGCTTGTTAACATGTTATCACCTAGTTACATAATAGCAAGTGAACAGGAGTCAGGAAGCGGAAGAGCTGATATTATCATGATCCCTAAAGCTGGTAGAGAAGATAAGGCAATTATTATTGAGTATAAGATTGCTAAAAATGTAGAAGATTTGCTTTCAGTAGCCAAAATGGGCTTAAAGCAAATTATAGATAAACAATATGATACTAAGATAAGAGAACACAAACATGTCAAAAAGATCATTAAAATCTCTATGACCTTTTGTGGCAAGGAAGTTGCACTGCAATATCAGATTGATTGTGTTCCTTATTAA